The Populus alba chromosome 13, ASM523922v2, whole genome shotgun sequence genome contains the following window.
GATGCTTCTTGAATCATCgcaaaacattttttgaaaTGAGAGATATGGTAAATATACTGAAGCCTAGGCACAGAGCTTTTCAATTCGAGATTTTCTGCAACATTACTCTACAATGTCTTTAGCTAGTATGCTccctttgaatttattattcttaGTTCCATATCTGAAATAAGATCATGCAAAATACAACTAATATTTTTCACcatctaaattataaataaaaagagaaaaaacatcattaaagcCTCAAGATATACTCATGTATTAACACGCACAATCATGAAAAATCAGTATTAAAAGTGTTATTCTATACACTCATTGTTCTTCTCTTTGACTTGGTGTTTATATTATTACTGTTGGGTTTCCcagcacaatttttttttttttatgctcggaaaaatcaagaaactaaataaaatgatCATGCTACATCTCTCTTCAACTGTGTTTTAGTGTTGTGCTGTTCCACAATTGCTTCTGTTCATTCATGATTATtagcattttgttttgttacttagCTGATTTTTTGTTAGACTCTCCCTTCTCCCTCTCACCTACCTTTCTTGATTGAATATGAGAGATCCTTTATTTCTTTATGATCGTTGCTGATCTTCATCTACACATTTGTTAAAGATTCTTCATAGTTTTTCCACATTTAAATAAAGAGGACTCGCATGTGTTTTCGTCTCCCCCTTCTGCCTCGTATTCTTGGAGACTTCGAGTCTGTCGGGTTTGTACTGATGGATAGCTTGCTATTTACACCCACGTTCgtttatttcctttttgttgtttttgttcaaCTGCTTTGTTCACAAAATGCATACTCTCACCTAATTGTCGTTTAACGAAAGACTCAAAACTTCTAACACACAAAAACAGGAAATAATCTGACTTTTGTTGGTGTTTTCGTTTATATTTATCACTTTTCTGGGACTATTTTTGctattatgttgttttttcatgtgtttgcTGCAACCTTGCTCCCAGTAAATTGTCCTCCTGAGATTTTGTATAGCTTCTGTGGACCTGACACCAAAAATCCAACTCTTTCTTGCTGGCTCAAGTTGTCTTCTTTCCAATCCTTACACCCAGTCTTACAAGACTGGTATCATCCACTGCCGCCATGTGAATGTTCCTCCTGATCTTGTTTTTTTCCAGCAGCACCTTAGTTCTTTTGCAGCCACTGGATACTGTTGTTGTTCCTCCTGTGCATGCTAGTTTGTATGCTTTCGATTCAATATTTGCGCTTCAAAGAAGCTTGCTTGTGTTTCAATCGCTTCCCTTTTATACTAATGCGAATGATTTTTCCGTCCAGTCCCTACCAATGTTTAAGAAACGCCAAGCAAGAACACTGCAACCATTGCATGTTCCTTACACTGTATTCTTCTCGTTCGCCCTATAAAGTCCCCTGTTTTCTCACtcttctggattttttttttttaattaacgtgaAGTTCatacttaatttatataaacCTCGTTTAATTTTACgagtcttaaaattaataattatataaatctttaataattttaaaaaaattcaaactcgtAATAGAATAAACCCAAAACCTAACTAGTTAAACAACCCAGAGTTACTGTCATGGTTTCTATTtcttaaatctatttttgtcCTTTCTATTTTCCTATGACGTCTGATCATGGTTTCAATCACAAACTAGGACATGGCAACAATCGCTGTGTATCAGATTATCATGACAATTATGGTCACTGTGCTTTAAAAgtctttataaatatatagaaagaaaTTGTGTATCGTTGATTTGTTGAATTTCACCATAAATGAATAATACTAATTGATACTttctagattaaaaaacaaataaataatcattataaacatatcattCTCTCATTTTACATTGCGATATTAAATGCTCAATTAATCTCTAAAACAACAAGTGTTGTGgagtttggtattttttttattaattattttttaatgaagctCGTCCTCTAATATTGACATTAACAGTatcctaaaaaaatcttttaggacttcaatgaattaaaaataaaaaaaaatgctttgaaaaattaaaaccaatgataattaaaacagaatccaagataaaaataataaatctaaaacattcttaagaaaataacaaaattcatctAAATAACAACTTCATaacttaattcttaaaaattcaTCGGTTCAGTAAATGACAAAACCAcgtataaaatcattaaaaaaaatataagatgaaaaataatgtttagagTGTGAtaatggttaattttttaaagtattttttatttaaaaatatatcaaaatgatatttttttttaattttaaaaaattatttttagcattaacatattaaaacaatctaaaaacataaaaaattaataaattaaaaaaaaaaatcaccactgTAGCTCGATGCGAACAAATCTTCAACTACTTGTATCAGATCGATACTCTAAACTTTTTGTTTTCACAGACCCAAATGTATCGGCAGGCTTGCACACCATACGCACCTCTGCCTAATTCCTCAACACCTAATTAAATTAGGCTACCTAACCACTAATTTGATAGCACGAGATAGCTAAAAAACTCTTTGCATGCCTACCAttctttatttcattaatttgtttGACACCCTTCaccaccacaaaaaaaaaaaacaaaatacaaaaaaacacttaaaaaaaactaaggatgAAAAACCTTAAACCGCTATGATCATGACGAGCATTGAAAGCAAAAGTTAGGTTCTTGAGGTCCACAAGAACTCAACTTTTCAGTAGCAATCACCCCAGCTAaacgtgcttttttttttttccttttttttttttctttttttttttttttttttgtttttctgtgaATGGCTACCGTGGGCAGCTTGTCCAGGAATATTATCTCACCTTGTACCATGtttgcttattattattaaaaaagagaaggagaaggagctGAACTGTATCTCAATTATTGACAATAACAGCTAGCAGATGATGGCCTGCTATGTTTGGACCTTATATTAGGATATGATAGAGAGAAACAAGTCTcaattttccaacttatttctTCATTTCGTCAAATTTTGCCATTTCCCCCCTAATGCTGTCAAACACAGCCATGTAAATTGGgggaagaaataaaagaaaatgagtcCCAATtgtaaacaaaatcaattgagatTTGAGAGAGATGCAAAAAATCTTGAAAGTTGGAGGAGATGCTCGAATCAAATCTAGCAATAGTTGCAAGGGACATTTTACATTTCCATTCCACACGTGCCGAAAATGAGTGGAAGCTcctataaattgttttttttttaaattaatttatgttattttttaaaatatttttttgtttaaaatatattttttatttttaaaaaattatttttgacattagcacataaaaacaatctgaaaatacaaaaaaaaaattaaattaaataaaaaataataatttcaatttttttcaaaaactcttttgaaacacaaaaacaaattgctTCTTGTTAAGAATAGAGTTTTTAAACTTGGTCAGGTAGTCAACCTAACCCAAGACCCGAGTCACAAATTTTACCTTGATCATCGAGTTTTGATCGGCTCAACCtcaattgttttataaatcaaaataatatcattttggttaaaaaaaatagttattgcaATCGggttttttatcaagttatttaggttttttattttctttttttttaaacccattTTTTAAACCCAGCCTGATTTCTGTTAAGATTAACCGGgatgggttttaaaattatgatcagAGAGCTAAGCCTAAGCTAAAGGATAATTACGTCATGTTTGCGATATAATAACATCACTGTTATGCACAGTCCCTTTATACTAGAATTAGATGCTCTTCAATCTGGCTGACATGGAGTTGCATGGGAAAAGTGAGAATGATAAATCAATCCCTTGATGTATCATCACCTACACATTCTTTTTAAAGGATGCTTTTTCATGAAGATTTGATGCGCTACTCACCCCCTCTCAGCTCCACTCCCCTGTTCTCCTCCATATCTATCTGCTAGGAAGTTTCCTTTAATGTACTCATTAAAGGTACCGTATAAATGGTTGCAAGTTTGATTTCAGTATGCAGGAAGACTGAACGTTTTGCCCTCACAAACAATTTCATCATAGCTAGAGGAATTTCTCAATCAAGAAACCAGCGAGACCTGCCTCCATGATCCCTCCAGCCCTCCACTTATTTTTCAAACAGATGATGATAGTAACAGCTTAACTAAAATCTACCCTACAGCACCCGGGCTGAGGTGAAAAAAACCACACAAGCATAGCTTTCTGAAGTTGAACATATACATATAGTACCATCTTCATTTAATCCTTGATCATCTCTTGAACGATGTGATATAGCATATAACCTCTCTCTTTCCTGCTAACTCTTTTCTGCCTCCTACATGGTACCACCAGATGATGTCTTTGTTATTAGCTAATCAATTCTGCATCTTCTATGGTGAATTGGGTAATTGGGTTGATTCTTGAAACATCTCTTTCAGTTTTAGAGCTAACTTTTGACTATTTGTCTTGTTACTTCACAAATTATACATCCCTCCCTTATAACCCAGCCAAAATACAGCCCATTCCCGGACACAACAACTTAGAATTTATGAACTTCAATTCTCAGTAACTAAACCTTTAACATCTTCTCTACAAGCTTCTTGTGAATGGCCATTTTCAGTGCCTCGAGAGGCAAGCCCAGGAAAAGCACTGTTTTCCTTAACATCtcctttctcttcctcttcttgttcTATATTGCAACCTCATATTTTCCTGACCAACCCAATGAGCCAGAAGTCACCACAAAACATTCTTTAGTGCTTCAAGAAGAATTGACCAAAACTGATGGCTGCAGCCGAATTCATGACTACACAGATTACAAATCCAAGTGTGAGTACATCAAGTCTAATATTGGGTGCAGGTCTAAAGGGTATATAAACTATCTTCAAATCTTTTACTGTACTTGTGGTAAATTTTCTATGCTTGGCCACGTTATGCTGTTCCTATGGCTGGCTGTTCTGTTCTACCTGTTAGGCAACACAGCAGCAGATTACTTCTGTCCCTCCTTGGAAAGCCTGTCCAAACTCTTGAAGCTTTCTCCAACTATTGCCGGTGTCACCCTTCTTTCGCTTGGCAATGGCGCCCCTGATGTTTTCGCTAGTATTGTTTCCTTCACCAGGTCTAGCAATGGTGATGTTGGCCTGAATAGTATTTTGGGCGGGGCTTTTTTCGTGTCTAGTGTGGTGGTTGGTGTTATAAGTTTATTGACTAGTCCTCGCCAAATTTCGGTTGATAAGTGTAGCTTCATCAGAGATGTCTGCTTCTTTCTGTTCTCTCTATGTTGTCTTCTCTTGATTATTCTTGTTGGAAAAATCTCCTTGTGGGGTgccatttcttttcttgctaTCTACTTGGGCTATGTATCTGTGGTTTGCATCATGCACTTCCAGTACAGAAAAAAGAATCACTCAACTGCAGACGGCAACCAGGAGGAATTTTTGGAGAGGGGTATACCATTACTCGGTTATGCTGATGATGAAAAACCAATTGTGGTGGACAAAACCACTGATGAAGATCAACAAAGCTCATTGATTTTTTGTAATCTCGATTCATCCTCTTGTTATTACTTGGGTAGGCTTCTGTATGTTTTGGAATTTCCTCTGTACATCCCTAGAAGATTGACTATACCTGTGGTTAGCGAGGAGAGATGGTCAAGGCCATATGCTGTTGTTTCTGTGGCATTGGCACCTCTTTTATTGGCAGCACTGTGCAACTCCCAGAGGAAAAAGGAGTTTGGCTCTAAAAGCAGCCTTGTAACCTATATGACATCGGGATTGATTGGGATGGTTCTTGGCAATCTTGCATATGTGACGACAAAGAAGTCCAGCCCGCCGAAGAAATCCTTGTTTCCTTGGCTTGCCGGTGGGTTTCTGATGAGTGTAACTTGGTCATATATTATTGCTGAAGAACTGGTCTCTTTATTGATTTCACTAGGGTATATACTCGGGATTAACCCTTCAGTTCTTGGATTGACTGTCCTGGCTTGGGGCAACTCCCTCGGAGATTTGATAGCTAATGTTGCCATGGCGGTCAATGGTGGCGCAGATGGGGTCCAAATCGCCATATCTGGCTGCTACGCTGGTCCCATGTTCAATACGTTGCTGGGTTTGGGCATTTCACTGGTCATCTCGTCTGGGTCTAAATATCCCTCTTCATTTGTCATCCCAAAAGACCCTTCTCTCTACGAGACTCTAGGGTTCTTGATAGGGGGCTTGCTCTGGGCACTTGTGATCTTGCCGAGGAAGAACATGAGGCTAGATAGGTCTCTCGGGATTGGTCTCTTGGCTATATATCTCTGCTTTCTGTCTTTGAGGCTGGCCAGATCTCTTGGTCTCTTGAAACTCCATGGGGTTTCTTAGTCTCTTCCTTCAAAGCTCGATCGAGTTGAAAATGAGCTTGGAAATATTGAACCTTGTAATTCAACTAGTTATACATTACTGTACAGTATTATAAGAATCAAATAATCAAGATGGTTTTAATCTCTGCTGCTCTTGCAGCAAATGCAATATAAATTACTGCAGGTTCCTGAGCCCTTGTTGATCGGTCTCTGCTCGTCAACCCGTCATTgccataacttttttctttggataGGAACCCCCATGATCACAATTATCACTTTCTTAAACCTCTTTGTCAATGTGAATCTTTTGGGATCGGATTCCCCTTTTCCTCTCAACTTCCAAATATCACAGCCATCGCCTGCCCTGTTGTCCTGAAAATCTTATTGGCCGCCATGCCTGTGCACTTCAATTTCTACCCAGCAACATCTAATTTTTGTTGCTGCTTGCTAAATTATCTTAGCCCTTTAAGGAAATGTTTTTTGCAGCCCCTCTTCttcaataaattagatttttaatcttaaaaattaaaaaattaaaaatgcccccccccaaaaaaaaaaaaaatgtttctctaatttcatcctctcaaataattaaaattcctTCCTCCGCCCCTACTTGTCTCCCTAATTcgcaaaataaatgaatttaattaccATATATGTGGCAATAAGGAAACAAAGTAAAGTGTGGTAATTAAAGTTATATTAGATAACTTATGCTATGGAATTTTATAGGAGAAaaaatttgaacaaataacacaacatatcatagtttttaaattcagCCTGATAAATCGATCTAGAATCCAGtcaattcaagaataaaattaggtcgaattaaagaaaaaatagaagaagaaaaaactcagtATAATACAACGACTTAATTGATTAGGTAAGACCCGATCACAAACCCGGTTATAactcattgatttttatttttattttttattaaaataatattattttgattttaaaaaaaaattaattcaaacaacccaataaccaaataaaaatctaagaatTCAAGTTTTGAATTGTGCTAGTTATTGGACTGGCTCTACAAACTCTGAGGTGGCTTATTAGGTGGGTACGAGACTGGGGTATCCCATGAATATACAGAAAATATCAACGTGGTCGTTTGAGGATCATCAAtcaatttaactttaatttttagctatttcttaaagtttttgataatatttaaaaaaattaataattataatagccctttcatttgttatttttaaaacctatgatttataatttataatttaaaaaaacacatgtcaTGATCACAATTAAAAGCTCTGCAACTTTCCCAAATAACTGGCGGACGTGGTCCCATCCAATTTTGGATGTTTCCTGCAAGTTGCTAGACAGAGCCTGCATCGTGTGCCGAGTTATCTGGTACGTCCTTAAACGTGAGGGGACCTTACCCTGTACCAAGCACGTGGCCCAATTCCTACAAGTTGAAGttaataatccaaaaaaaaaaaaaaaaaagtgaagttaagatttttttgattaataatttttaaaaaacacaaaccatcaaaaatttttatttgttttttggtttaaaagtatttttaaaaaaatttaatttttttttatttttttaatatatttaaattattttaatacactaatttcaaaaataattttttaaaaataaaaaaattattttaatatatttttaaataaaaaatactttaaaaataattacaactatatttataaagaaaCTCAATTCAAAACTAATCAACCTGTTCCGAACTGACAAGCTTGAAAGAtattatatgtttatatatattgaaatattttttattttcattattaataaattaaatatatcaaaaaaatatttaaaatattaatttaatatacttTAGGAAATGGATAATTTGGGTAATTGCTTTAAAAATTTTCGGTGGGGTcaggtaattatatatatattgcacaaattatatatttatttaatatgttttgttcttactttttaatttttttcaattaatgagtttgtgattttatttgaacCTAATTTTATTAGTAAAATCTCTTTGGAATAATTTTAACCAGTTAATATATAGAATTGTTTTtagataaaacaaataataatggGTAATGggtaaaaaattttgatttattgaaattgCTTGATCCTCTCAGGTAAAAtcagaaatgaaaattttaatttaggttGGATACAATAAAATGTTATGGATGCATCGAGTAATTAGTTAATAAGATGCTTTAAATGACATATAATTGAAAACAATGGtttaaacatttaaatatattcatttgtaaataattctaacattctattataaattagaaaacaatCATAAATGGGTTAAATAATACATACGTgtcaataaactaaaattttctaatatatacacacacacgtaCACGTATGTATTATTTAACCCATTTATGattgttttctaatttataatagaatgttagaattatttataaataaatatatttaaatgtttaaaccattgttttcaattatatgtgatttgaaaataaatatccattgaaacatgaataaataaactataaataatttataaataaaaattatctgtttttaatattatcaatgTTTGTCAAGAGTAAAAACTAAAGTaagacaaaattcaaaatagtcaataagaaattaataaaatattatcaatgttttttaattctttagtttttagttttttatttttcttgttttaagtcttttttaaattttttataattaaaatgacGTATCAATATAATACTATATAGTTTAGGACCAACTTAAATagcttgtttttattattatttaagattgtatatttcatataactaagaaaaataataaaaaggagttaacttatattttagaatttattttaaaaaagtaaccTATTTTTTGGAATGAATTATTTTAGTTAatcctatttttttcattattttatttatttttagacccAAGAGTCTTGTGTCAGACAACCTTGTTAGACCTAAGCGTCTTGAGTTTAGTAACCAAGTAATTTGAGTCTTATTTATTTGTCAAACCCAAGTAAATATGAGTCTAAGACAaccttttgaatttaaaaataataaaacaatatcaaaataccaaaatgtcccccttaattataaaaattacacaaaaaacaatgtgaaagaacaaaaatactCTCATatgcaaagctttttttttttaatcttttccaaGGCTAAAGATGcattttaactatttaacaatTTGTGAAATGTCAAAATATTATAGGCAACTTGTCTTAATTTTGTTAACCTTAGGggtacaataatatttttactatgcAATTAATCATGAATAGACTATCATAACTCCCCTGAAATGTTTAATGATTAATAAGCctatgaaaaatactaaaatatcctTATGAAAAAACAACCAgggcttcaatttttttaaccaaagcacaaattaataatttaattttatgtgaaaAGACAACATTAGCTCTATCATAAGTGGAAAATTCACTTTGCAAATCTACAGTGGACTATGTTTGGTCCATAGTAAATTTGCATAGGGTTGCTAGACCCAAATCGCTTGGGTCAAGctggaaaaactaaaaaaaaatattcaaagttttaatatttcatatgaaaaagttaaaaaaaaccatatggaaatataaactaaaagattatttcaaaaaaaaaatttatcccacattgaaaaagtTATTATCTTATCCTattaagttaaagtatttaaataaaataaaaaaaaattatcccacattgaaaaaacataaattttttttccaaataggATGATAAATCAACATATTTTATACTCAACTCAATAGCTTGAAGAAGCCCACGAATAGAAGGGTCCAAGACAAAATGATGACCTAATATGCATAAACTTGACATTATAACAAGCTCATATGACATGAGTCTAGTTCTTTTTTCCAGACCAAATACCCTTGATCTCAACAACGTACTGAGTCTACACGCTAATGGATCTAGCAAGAAGTCAGACCTAACACCCTTGGACTCAGCTACGTGCTGAGCCTAAGCACCTATAGGTGTGGAAAAATGCtagagcaattttttttttaggttcaaCTACACACTGAGTTCAAGTACATGTAGGTTTGACAACATGCAAGACCCAATCCTCTCGGGTTTGGCTACACACTGAGCCCAAATACTTGTGGGTCTAATAAGAAGCTAAACTATAACCCTTTAGGTTTATACTGACCCAAGTGCATATGTATCTAACACGACGCCATATCTTAGGATAATCATTACCCTACATCCCCAGGTGTATAAAATTTTTCTAAGAACCGACTATATTTTAAACGACATTAATACCACAACAGGGTTATTTCCATCAACATTAAATGTTGTGTATAAAATAGGGTATACAAGTTTTCTATAGTTCTACTATTTGTTCATAAGCATTAATGATGTGTAAGGATAATTCCTATTAACATTACTATtgtgttgatattaatataATGGACATTTCCACTagtattaatattgatataaaagaCTTGTTTTTTACTAAGA
Protein-coding sequences here:
- the LOC118042413 gene encoding cation/calcium exchanger 1, with product MAIFSASRGKPRKSTVFLNISFLFLFLFYIATSYFPDQPNEPEVTTKHSLVLQEELTKTDGCSRIHDYTDYKSKCEYIKSNIGCRSKGYINYLQIFYCTCGKFSMLGHVMLFLWLAVLFYLLGNTAADYFCPSLESLSKLLKLSPTIAGVTLLSLGNGAPDVFASIVSFTRSSNGDVGLNSILGGAFFVSSVVVGVISLLTSPRQISVDKCSFIRDVCFFLFSLCCLLLIILVGKISLWGAISFLAIYLGYVSVVCIMHFQYRKKNHSTADGNQEEFLERGIPLLGYADDEKPIVVDKTTDEDQQSSLIFCNLDSSSCYYLGRLLYVLEFPLYIPRRLTIPVVSEERWSRPYAVVSVALAPLLLAALCNSQRKKEFGSKSSLVTYMTSGLIGMVLGNLAYVTTKKSSPPKKSLFPWLAGGFLMSVTWSYIIAEELVSLLISLGYILGINPSVLGLTVLAWGNSLGDLIANVAMAVNGGADGVQIAISGCYAGPMFNTLLGLGISLVISSGSKYPSSFVIPKDPSLYETLGFLIGGLLWALVILPRKNMRLDRSLGIGLLAIYLCFLSLRLARSLGLLKLHGVS